The following nucleotide sequence is from Primulina tabacum isolate GXHZ01 chromosome 2, ASM2559414v2, whole genome shotgun sequence.
tacaatatatattttattatcgcTATATGAGTTATGGAGAAGAGTATCATAGgttaaataaacaatattttataaaGTTAGTGATTTCAtataaaaaagacaaaaaaatcAAGTTATCAGATAAAAACCAAATTCTAACAAATTAAACGACTAAAGCTCAAAGCATGAAAAATCTCTGAACTAGCGTTCGATTTTAATTGATACTATATGAAAGATATCTATATATAACATACATTAGTATTTTTTGTTGTACAAtcgaatttatatatataaaataaaaactgaaattaaaaAATGACATTTGAAATTGAGTAATTTTTATGATCTTTATtaagtcttttaaaaaatttaaaattgaatttaaaaattttacgtACTCTAAATgtgtaaataaaaaattaaaatttataaataaaaagtacaaataaaagGTGCAAAATAATACAAGTTAAGTtgaaaaaaaagttaaaaataataaacattTAGAAAAATATACGTAACATGGTGGATAGGAAAATAAATTTGTGTTTGAGAAATAcaaaacccttaatttaaaaaaataaaccgattgaaaattttaaaaataaaccctaataaaatttttagtggttaattaataataataataataataataataataataataataataataataaaaataaaaataaaaatacatcaattgataTTATGAATTTGGCAAGTAAACCATGCTTCAGCTGAGCGGGGAGAGAAGGTGATAAAATCCTCGCCCATTAAGCATTTTCTCCGGCCAGAATCCAGGTAACTTGATATTTCTGCGTAGTTTTTTGGCGACAACGATTTCATTTGTGCTACATTTGTTCTGTCTTTTGTGCATATTAATCGGATGTATATTTTGATTGGTCATTTCTGGGGTTTGATTTGAGGGTTTTGGTGCGTCGGCTTGGTGTTAATTCAATTATTTTCTTGTTGTTTTTTCGTCTTATTTTGAGGGTGGACGTATCCAGGAAATGTATCATGTGGAATCCGGATTGGTTCCACGCCCTTTGATTTGATTAGTTTGAGATGAAGAAGAATTGATTTGGAGCCTGAGAAATGTCTAGCTTGACAATGGAATGATGTAAAGAGATTGTTAGTGGAGCCCCTTTATAGCTTCTCTGTGGAAATCGGGGTTTATAGATTTCAATCTGTTAATTAGCTGTTCCCTGATTCAATGTACAAATTTAGcttcaaacaacaattctatAGATTCACCCACTTGATTATTTCATCTACAGTTAACAATCTCTTTCTAAATTTACTCCAACAgtgaaaaattatttaaatcgTGTACCTAACTGTGCATTGTACATATGTTCGGTAAACAGGCATCTGTTTGAAGTGAAATGGTCATCTTTTGTTGGACGGCTATTTGATCTATAATTGTTTTTGCAAATGATTCTTGCGTTTTTTAGATACGTTTTCAAGGTTCAATTTTCCATTCAAACATGTTGCTGCGATCATGATCTTCCTACTAGTGAAATTTTTCAAAGGTTGGGAATAGTTAAAACCAAGATTGGTTGTGGTTTGGAGTGAATGGTCATTGAAATGAGCTTTATATTGTTTTAGGTGTATACTATTGATTTTATTCTGGTCTTTGCTTAGTATTTGAGTATGACAAATCTCAGCTTATCAATAGGTGTACTTTTTGTTGGCTCAATAATATAGGCTTGTGAGGTGAACCTGTTACCCAAATATGATGACAATCGTGAGACGTTAGTTATAGCAAATTTATGATTCTGGACCAAACTAGAAGGACTTGAATGTTCAGTTTAGACCCTACAGATAATATGGAATCTGCTAGAAGCATTTATACGACATAAATATCCTGGCAAAAGCATATCTGTGGTTGATTGAAATTTTGAAGTAAAAAATTTTGTTTAGTTTCCCTTCAATTCTTTTCCCTAAACTTTAGTGCATAAAAGGTGTGTGGTGTTCTATCAACGAATGGTATCTGTCTGTCTCAGTTCTGAAGCTCTCGTACATGACCATTTCTGTTTTCTTGTTAACTTTTTGCTTGAAACTGTTCGTGTAGAACTTATTTTGGGAGGTAATGGCATCCAAGTTACATCAAGTGCAAGCCAAGGCTTGCCAAGTGTCACAATTCGTGGCCAAGAATGGAACCACCTACTACAAGCAGTTGTTGGAGCAGAACAAACATAACATTGTGGAGCCGCCAACTGTGGAGAAATGTAATGAGCTATCCAAGCAGTTGTTTTACACTCATCTTGCCAGGTTGCTCTTGCAGTATATTtcttattttaatttcaaattgttCAACTTGTTTCATTGGAACTTGATAATTATGAAATTCATTCTGTGATGCAAAGTGGCAACCAAGTTTGATCTCTCATCTTTTGTGATTATTTAGCTTTGAcaaatcttttattttaatgtattattttttagcCGACATTCAGTATAGAGGCTTTATTTTTTGTGTTACATGTTACATACCAGATCATAATCTTTGTATTTGACCCTTTACTCTATGGACGGTGGCTGTCTcttgctttgattttttttccttctaaTTTATCACAACTTGAGGTCGCACCTGAAGGAATATACCTCCAGTTAGTTCTTTTCATCATGAAATTTCGATAGCTCTTTGCTTGCTGGAATCAATCATATTTGAGATTTTGTTTGTGTCACGATGCATTGGTCCTCTTGTGGTTTTTGTGACTTTGTTAGTTTGTTCCATTGGCAGCATCCCAGGTCGTACAGAATCATTCTGGAAGGAATTTTATTATGTCAAGAATATGTGGAAGCACAGGCAAGAGTTGAAGGTTGAGGATGCTGGGATTGCAGCTTTATTTGGGCTCGAGTGTTTTGCATGGTTCTGTGCCGGTGAGATTATTGGAAGGGGCTTCACATTTACTGGTTACTACCCCTGAAAATTTATGTTCAAAACGGCACACATTATCTTTCTAAAACTAATTTGATTTTCTTGAGAAGTTTTGAAGCTGAGAAACTAATGTTTAATACGATTTCCCCAATAATTAGTATATTTTGTTGACTGAATCCCCTCTCGAGTGAAGTTGTTTAGAAAAACAGGTATTTCAAAGGTTCATTTTGAGAAATGAGAGTTTTTTTTCTTCGCctccttttttttccttttaaagaAACATGTTTCAGGAGACTTAGATACATCCTGTTGATACAGACCttgttttgttttcaaaataaatGAATTTTAATATAGTTGTCAATTcctataaattttatttacgcTTGCATTCAAAAATactattaaaatttaatatgttTATCAATattataacataataaatatatattctcaAACATTAATGGTTATATTGGGAGATATATCCAAATAAATTGTTAAAATGAATGTGTTTGGGAGAGACggaatatattattatatttaaaggCAAACATTATGAAACAATTTAAGGTACTGTTTGGTTCATGGTATGAGATATATAGTATGGAGATAACtaatattttgtaataataaaataaatagaaaatgatagtTTAtatagtgtttgatttaatgatttgattgattaaatttgagataatatgatattacCATTTTGTCattgttgaaaatattaatagaatattaataatattatttattaagggtAATATCGTAATTTATATtatagatttgattgatgtgagtTAAATTATTacgaatttgattgatgtgaaataaataattaataatttgattgcTCGAGATAAATAATACTTGTACAAAACAAGTGATATGATATGACTATTCATATTAATATTTACAAGTACTTGAACCAAACAGTACCTTACATAATAAGAGGGCTATATCAAATTTACCAGAGCACCAAGcataagaatttaaaatataaacaataaatttgtttaaaaaatcttttatatatatacatatatatattttattatattattcagattatattaaaaacaaaactaaacattgtcaatttttttttcatgatgTGAGTTCCACATTTGTTATTTTCTAATATTAGATAAATCTCGGAAGTACTATATCCGGActtccatttttttttaaatatatacatTTTAGTTTTGTTGTATGCATCATGGATTGCATGTAGTCACTCAATACGCGCATGGTGGTAAAAATATAAAAGACTATTAATAAATTGATTGTCATACCAATAAATATTTAGTTGGTAAAATATATGACTTTGATATGTGAAATATTTGAGAAGATGAATATCTGATTTATGACGTAGATCAATGGTCAACAAATATTTAGGGAAAATATCTTTGATTAAAGTGatggctttttttaaaaaatattataaattttaaaaatcattataaaaatattgcaGAATGGGTGGGTTTACAAAACTATTATAATCCGCTGTTAACTGCTAcggattttcaaatattttaattaaaaaaataaaaaaaattttaaaaaagaaaaagacaGCTTGTCACGAATTCAAAGAATCCGTGACAGACTGTCACGGATTCTATGAATCCGTGTACAAACCGTGTTCTCCCCACTTTAAATATATGCTCATCTCCTTCAAATACCGTGTACCCTTCCATTTCATATACGAAATTATTTGTTCTTTCAGACAGTTTCGTGTATTCGATATGCGCGAAATCTTTCTTCTTCAACTTCAATTACTATTATTTGTTGATCATCCTTTTCATTTGAAGATATATCAACAGGTAATGTTTAATTTcgttgataatattataattatatattaagaagtaatattttttttgtgtaCTTTTTTTGATAATACTTGTCATTTATTTCAGATATTAGCATCGTCCGTTGATATTATTACAAGTTCAGTATAATTACGTCTGAGAAGGTAATTTAaagtaattatatttttgttcactaacattatatgattaagtataatttagttaaatggtgtatttttaatattaatcgcgatattaaaaaatagttagaaaattaaaaaaataataaatatgatattttgatttatgaaataTTTCAAGGTTagtatttataatataattaatttaatttagcaTTAATATTATTGTACTTAATACTAATGAAATTATCAAGTATTTTGTtaagttttttaaataaaattataaaagttTATATATGAAATAGTGTTTAGTTACTCTATAACTTTGGTcactttaatataatttaaaacctattataaatatgtataagaaattgataattctaattaaaatatttttattcaattatattttttgaaaataacttacttaaaagtttaatatacataaattatattaatttttattgtcaaattaaTTTGTGTGGTTAtgtacaaaatattttagaaaaatatgtaataaaattgcACCGAGTATTTGGCGAATTCATAAGTCCTTCAGCGTTTTCGGCTTTCTTCTTGTGcagctcttttttttttttcttcactcTGTGGTATTTTGTTTAGGTATAAAAAATCCGTGATTCTTCTCACTTTATAAATTGCGTCGATCGTGTGAGTATTGGAATTCCTAATTTGATTTGTTAGTTTTATGTCGAATATTATAATTTCAGAGAATTGCGCCGAGTCGCAGCAATTCAGAATTTGATTTGGAAGAATTGTGCCGAGTAACAGAATTTGGGAGAGTTGCACCGAGTCTAAGTCGaatatttgttttttctttctatattgaattgttttatgTATATTATATCTCATGATGTTTGTAATTTATTGCAGATATTAAACTCCGGTAGctcatttaattataaattacgTACAACTGACATTTGAAAaggtaatttaaataatttcttatattttaattgtattatttatgttgtattaatgtaattataatttatttcagttgcattatattattttatataaatttgttatattttatatttttaatattaattatgttttatatttGTCACAGACATGGATACTGTCAGGGCCTTACTTTACGTAAGTGGCTATGTCATTATTGAAGATGGTAGGGTTGGATATAATATCCCCGCGATCAGGCCCATTAAAATCCCCCGCTCTACTACATTTTCTCAATTGGTGAATTATGTGTATCGCAAGCTTGAGATCGACCCATCAAAATTCTGCATCAAATTGTCAACGAAATATTGTTATAGCTCGTTCTCTCGTTACATTGAAGAGCGTGTCTCTATCACAGATGATGATAGTCTACAATTTATGCTTGAGTTGCCGACACTGGATTGCATGTATTTGTATGTTGATTCATCGTCAGTGTTACAGAACGTAAGTGACTACGATTTTGATGCAGTCATGCCAGTAATAACGCAAGGTTTGGGAACAGTAGGTTTGAATGAAGCGAGACCTTCTATGTATCATGTCGATGAACAATCCGCTCATACATACTCTGGGATCGACACTGGTCCTTGGGATCACCATATCACCGCTCACACAGAAGAAGACTATGCGTGGGTGATGAATACAACACGAGAACGGGATTATGCTTCAGGGAGTTGGGATCATCATATCACGGGTCCATCAGGAGTTGATGTCGCATGGGGTTCTAGTAGAACATGTCAGTTGGATTTAAATTCATGGGCTGATGAGGAAAATACCACAAATGTTAGACATTTTGATAGTTCTACTATGGATGCAAATATTCTCACCCCAATTACAGAACACATGCCTGAGCAAGATGCTTTATTTGGGGACAGTTCGCATCATCTCATGAATAGCGATGATGATTTGTATGCTACATCAAGTGACGGAGAAGATGATCATCATGTTGACAATGCAACTAAAGGGGCATCGACGCGTGTGTTAATGTCTGGAGCAACAATGACAGAGAACATTCTATTGCACCGGAGAACATTTACGTGAAATTCCCCAATTTTTCAATGAAGTCTACGACGAACAAATTTCAGATTCATTTGGTATTCTTTCTGCATCACGAACAAACTCTTACAATCCTGAAAGGCCAGAGCTCGGTGTAAAAATGGTATTTAAGAGCAAAAACGATTTAATAGCTTCAGTGAAGGATTTTTCAGTTCGGGTTTTGAGACGTGAATATATCGTTGTCCAAAGTTCTCCGACAATTTGGAAGGTAAGATGCAAGAACTAGTTCGAAGGTGGCAATTGTGGGTGGGGACTTCGAGCATCGTTGAAAAAAAGTTTAGGCTACTTCATGATCACGAAATATGGTGATGATCATACATGCATGCCTACCCAAGTCGGTATAGATCACCACAACCTTGACGTAAACATGATAGCCAGTACACTTTGGGAATCGTGCGTTGTGATCCTGCATACGAAATCAAATATGTGCGAGAAAGTGTTAAAGAAAAATATGGGTATGATATATCGTATGCTAAGGCATGGCAGAGTTTGAAACGCGCGGTGGAGGTAGTATATGGCACATGGGAAAGCTCGGTAACTTTGCTTCCTAAATATATGGGAGCTTTGTCGAAGTACAATCCATGAACTGTTGTAGAATGGAAGCATCTTCGACCGTATGACCATCCACATaaagttttgaactttgtgtttTGGGCATTCACACCATGTATAGATGGTTTTCGACATTGTCGCAATGTAATCAGTGTAGACGGTACCCATATGTACATCAAATATAAGCACAAACTACTCATTGCAGTAACATTGGATGCCAATAACCAGGTTTTGCCGCTAGCCTTTGCGCttgttgatgaagaaaattACGAGTCTTGGCATTGGTTCCTCGGTTGTTGATATGTCGCCCAATCAAAGTTGTTCCGGCCTTGTCGAGTCAGTTTATGGAAATTGTCGAAGTTAGTAGCAGGTGGCGGAATACCCTGACGCATTCCAAACTGTCGGAGACACCGCTCTGGTCTATGCATCTCAACTATATGAAAATTAATCAATGCGCATGTCGATCGACATAGATGAATTCTATGTCCATCAAGAATTCTGCCAACCTCCGGGGACTCCATATCATAAACTGTCCATAGAAACTGAagcaaataaaatgaaaaaaagattagcaatttgataatatataattcagactgaatttgtaaaaaaatttcaaactctaaacaaataatttatatatctaCCTGCCCTTCTATCATCCTGTCAAGCATATCTCTCATTATATGGACCGAATGATGGGCCGTAGTGCGTCCAAGAAAATTCGCGTCTCCACATGCAATTTATAAAAGTACACAATATTTtcatttaaacaaaataacaaaataataataataaattttaattatttcttATTAGTACCGTGCGCCGTATGGTGGGAATGGTAGACCCTGAAGCACATCTGCAGCCTGCTCTTCTGAAATAGATACCTATTGAGCTCTATCAGGGCAAAGAAGAGTAATTCTAGA
It contains:
- the LOC142528466 gene encoding uncharacterized protein LOC142528466, which codes for MASKLHQVQAKACQVSQFVAKNGTTYYKQLLEQNKHNIVEPPTVEKCNELSKQLFYTHLASIPGRTESFWKEFYYVKNMWKHRQELKVEDAGIAALFGLECFAWFCAGEIIGRGFTFTGYYP